The Tepidanaerobacter syntrophicus genome includes the window TATTTTGCCCAAACCTCATTTACCGGATATTATCGATTTAGGAGAAAAATACAGTGCAATCGGAATAAATATTGCCCACAGCGGTTCTGCAATCGGTATGTTTTTTGAAAAAGATTATGATATAAACCAAAACCTTTGGAAAGAACTCGATGCTATAATGCATAACTATAGTATAACGTATCGTATTACTAAAACTTGCACCTGCGGCGGCGGGCCAAAGACTATTCAAATCTACTCAAATAAAAATCTATTTCAAGCAAAAGAGAAAGCTGAAGGTTAGGAGAAAAAATGCAAAAAGATCGCATTCATGGAGGAAATGTATATAAAGCTGCAAAAGAACTAAATGTGTCACCTAATGAGATATTGGACTTTAGTGCCAACATCAACCCTTTAGGATTTCCGCATGCTGTTGAAAAAATCATATTAGAACACATAAAAGATATTGCTTATTATCCTGATACAGAGCAAAACGAATTAAGAGAAGCAGCGGCATCTTATTATGGCACCAAGCCATCCTGCATCATGCCGGGCAATGGTTCTGTGGAACTTATAAATATAGTGTTTGAAGCGATAGAGCCGAAAGAAGTTATAATACCTTCACCTACTTTTTTAGAATATGCCCGTATTTGCAAGAATCGCCGGCTTAAAACACGTCTTTTAGATCTTACCGCTAATAACTTTATTCTGGATACAGAGTTATTTAATAGAATAAAAAATACCATAAGCCCAAATTCACTTTTTATAGTATGTAATCCAAATAATCCCACTGGTATCATCGCCAAGAAAAGTGATTTAACAGTAACGCTGGAAGAGCTTAAAACCAGAAATTCCTACCTGATGATTGATGAAGCTTTTATGGATTTTGTAGAAGAAAATGAAAGCATGGTAGATTTTATTGAACAATATGATAATCTTATAATAT containing:
- the cobD gene encoding threonine-phosphate decarboxylase CobD; this translates as MQKDRIHGGNVYKAAKELNVSPNEILDFSANINPLGFPHAVEKIILEHIKDIAYYPDTEQNELREAAASYYGTKPSCIMPGNGSVELINIVFEAIEPKEVIIPSPTFLEYARICKNRRLKTRLLDLTANNFILDTELFNRIKNTISPNSLFIVCNPNNPTGIIAKKSDLTVTLEELKTRNSYLMIDEAFMDFVEENESMVDFIEQYDNLIILKSVTKFFAIPGLRLGFVLTNPELMRTFYNLKDPWNINTFAGFVGTEIFKDEKYIQDTRSYISREKKRLWKNISKIPNLEPVFPEANFIFAKTIGKIKVTALAEKLKQKKILIRSCSNYDFLNENFFRIAVKKSEENDILISALNEILCINTKKEDNL